A single Mytilus trossulus isolate FHL-02 chromosome 12, PNRI_Mtr1.1.1.hap1, whole genome shotgun sequence DNA region contains:
- the LOC134693640 gene encoding toll-like receptor 6, with the protein MNGVQLVTDAHANCCEGFNKLTSLSMIAMVEDDMNIIKKIFKSSDSLKEFFIFGCKGIVKQSIIRKRFPKLQLLHLSHCSVDGTLTFPWTSSIAYLPENLSVSEYFIEADPIHQRLNIPKTMFLRVLALVNNGIEIPEQIQVSGNLHFIEISDNLIHKLSYQMFIKTHGLQRLVLKRNHILVIEVEELSFAGQTGLLYLDMSYNEIRTLPPHIFDDLQDLIDLDLSHNKLHRLPNEIFIRLKCLERLKIDNNSVITLNNNILPIQSVKLKFVSFNNNPLKDFPVSILYIRSLEKAEIRSTNISFSNLDTILRRVDRLLLIRSIIRSSSPLFTDIYETTYTRRNLDLTSRNISGIIIPGGLDLNSKEILLIVFKHFKFVLHGNKFICNSDIIPSNHLMKDSN; encoded by the coding sequence ATGAATGGCGTGCAGCTCGTTACCGATGCCCACGCTAATTGTTGTGAAGGTTTCAATAAACTTACATCTTTATCAATGATTGCTATGGTTGAGGATGACATGAACatcataaagaaaatatttaaatcttcGGATTCATTgaaagaattttttatttttggatgCAAAGGAATCGTGAAACAATCAATCATACGAAAAAGATTTCCCAAACTACAATTATTACATTTATCACACTGTTCTGTAGATGGAACTTTAACATTCCCATGGACTTCCAGTATAGCTTATCTTCCTGAGAACCTTTCAGTGTCAGAATATTTTATAGAGGCGGATCCGATTCATCAACGTTTAAACATTCCAAAGACTATGTTTCTTAGAGTATTGGCATTAGTAAACAATGGAATAGAAATCCCTGAACAAATTCAAGTGAGCGGTAACTTACATTTCATTGAAATTTCTGATAATCTGATACACAAACTTTCATATCAGATGTTTATAAAGACGCATGGATTGCAGAGGTTAGTATTAAAACGAAATCATATACTAGTAATAGAGGTAGAGGAGTTGAGTTTTGCAGGTCAAACTGGGCTATTGTATTTAGATATGAGTTACAATGAAATTAGAACACTACCTcctcatatatttgatgatctGCAAGACCTAATTGATTTAGATCTAAGTCATAACAAATTACATAGACTCCCAAATGAGATATTTATTCGTCTTAAATGTTTAGAAAGACTAAAAATCGATAATAACTCAGTTATAACATTAAACAACAATATTCTTCCAATACAAAGTGTAAAACTGAAATTTGTTAGTTTCAATAATAACCCACTTAAAGATTTTCCAGTTTCGATACTGTATATCAGAAGTTTGGAAAAGGCAGAAATACGATCCACTAATATTTCGTTTAGCAATTTGGACACAATTCTTAGACGTGTTGATCGCCTATTGCTGATTAGAAGTATTATTCGATCGTCCAGTCCTCTTTTTACTGACATTTACGAAACTACATATACACGAAGAAATTTAGATCTAACGAGCAGAAATATTTCTGGAATTATCATTCCCGGTGGTCTTGATTTGAATTCTAAAGAGATACTTTTGATTgtcttcaaacattttaaattcgTTCTTCATGGAAATAAGTTTATCTGTAATTCTGATATCATTCCCTCCAATCATTTAATGAAAGATtcaaactaa
- the LOC134693050 gene encoding thrombospondin-2-like, which yields MDRHKLLNVDRQNNHGTSYNGNNWSIIRVLYTLKWTSCLIGLATGCVVTVIMTLSLMLIIAPYLQFHNTLASSKGNGDVWSSYGDWKWQPCSVTCGHGIQNGEKSRTCLSEEYCVGNETESMTRPCSIGHCKVDGQWSAWIVDGPCSVTCGKGTQSKFRECSNPYPQNGGKSCTGQRTIQTECNEQECCPGITKPDNLQCENGWIRNDDFNACYCFSKRHASWDNAQTFCRQQKATLSSVYSKAESDWLSRKIRTDIGKDVWIGGKKVRNEYKWILSSGYGRMNFTNWAPNEPVMYPRHKTYICVQIWQSSSYKWDDFDCGYKQPFVCKNNL from the exons ATGGACCGACACAAATTATTAAATGTAGATCGTCAAAATAACCACGGTACTTCTTATAACGGCAATAATTGGAGTATAATCAGAGTGCTGTATACCTTAAAATGGACATCGTGTTTAATTGGTTTAGCTACAGGATGTGTAGTAACAGTTATTATGACTCTGTCTCTGATGCTTATTATAGCGCCATATTTGCAGTTTCATAATACATTGGCTTCATCAAAAG GAAATGGTGATGTATGGAGTAGTTATGGCGACTGGAAGTGGCAACCTTGTTCTGTTACCTGTGGACATGGTATACAAAATGGAGAAAAGTCAAGAACGTGTCTTAGTGAAGAGTATTGTGTAGGCAATGAAACGGAAAGTATGACAAGACCTTGTTCTATTGGACACTGCAAAG TTGATGGACAATGGAGTGCTTGGATTGTGGATGGACCTTGCAGTGTTACATGTGGTAAAGGCACACAGAGCAAGTTCAGGGAGTGTTCCAACCCATATCCTCAAAATGGTGGAAAGTCTTGTACGGGTCAAAGAACTATTCAAACAGAATGTAATGAACAAGAATGTTGCCCCG GAATAACAAAACCAGACAATCTACAATGTGAAAATGGTTGGATACGGAATGATGATTTCAATGCATGCTATTGCTTCAGTAAAAGACATGCTTCATGGGATAACGCTCAG aCGTTTTGTAGACAACAGAAGGCCACACTATCATCAGTATATTCTAAAGCTGAATCTGACTGGTTGTCTCGTAAAATACGTACTGATATCG gTAAGGATGTATGGATCGGAGGTAAAAAGGTCAGAAATGAATATAAATGGATTCTTTCATCGGGATATGGCAGAATGAATTTTACAAACTGGGCTCCTAACGAACCAGTGATGTATCCGAGACATAAAACTTATATTTGTGTACAAATATGGCAAAGTTCCTCATATAAATGGGATGATTTTGACTGTGGTTATAAACAACCATTCGTCTGTAaaaataatctataa